Below is a window of Micromonospora chersina DNA.
GAGGGACGGTGGGTGGACCGGGTCAACGGGCTCGACGACGTCCGGGTCGACATGGCCATGTTGCGGACCCCGGACGGCCACAACAAGGTGGAGCTGACGAGGTTCCGCTCGCCGGCGGCGGTCAGCGCCGAGCCGGCCGTGGCACCGCCGAACACGCTGGGCATCCGCAACGTCATGTTCGCCGTCGACGACATCGACGACGTCATCGCCCGCCTGCGCGCCCACGGCGCCGAACTCGTCGGCGAGGTGGAGCGGTACGAGGACATCTACCGCCTCTGTTACGTCCGCGGCCCCGAGGGCATCATCGTCGCCCTGGCCGAGCAGTTGGGCTGACGGCTGTCGGAGGGCAGTCCTCACCGGACCTCGTGGGTATCGTGCTCGAATGATCTTCGAGCGGGGGCAGACGATCGTCCGCCGGCACCTGTACCCGGACGGCCGGGTCGGCTCGGTGCTGTGCGGGCGGGTGGTCAGCGATGACGAGCGCGGGCTGGCGCTGTGGGTCGACGTGGGCTCACAGGCCATGCGCCGGGTCGACGCCGCCGGCCGGCCGACCCGGCAACTGTCACTGCTCACCGAGCTGCGGATGACCACGATGCACAGCCTGAGCACGTGGCAGCCCTTCCGGACGTTGATGCTGATGCCGCCCGGTGCGGCCCATTCGATCTGGTGGAGCTGGCGGACCGACGGCGACTTCGACGGCTGGTATGTCAACCTGGAGCGCCCGATCACCCGGTGGGCCGGCGGGGTCGACGTCTACGACCAGGAGCTCGACCTGCTCGTCTACCCGGACGGCAGGTGGTCGTGGAAGGACGAGGACGCGTTCGCCGAGTACACCGGCCACCCGGCGTTCTGGGATGAGGCCGAGGCCGCCGGAGTCCGGGCCGAGGGCGAACGACTGCTTGCCCTGGCCCGTGCGGGGGCCGCACCCTTCGACGGCCGGTGGATGGACTTCCAGCCGGATCCGGCATGGCGGCCGACGGTGATGCCGCACTGGTGGGAGTTGCCGGCGGACGCCACCTGCTGGGGTCCGGACTACTTCCAGCCCTGACAGCGGGCCTCAGTGGTCGGCGCTGGTCGGTCCGGAGTCGGCCACCCAGGTCGGGTGGGCCGCCACGAACGCCGCGACCGTGTCGTCGCGTACCGCGCGCAGCAGTTGCAGGCTGGTGGGGCTGAGGATCTCGGCGCTGCCGACGCCCGGGACGGTACGGCTGTTGAAGGTGCCGCCGTTGGTCTTGATCGTGGTGATCGCGTCGGGCTTCACGCCGTGCATGGCGAAGGCCCAGTCGGCGAGGGGGATGCCGCCGTCGTCCACGGTCATCGTGCGGCCGACGGCCGACAGCAGGCCGGGCAGCTTCGTCGGTGAGTCCAGCCCCTGGCTGACCACCTGGGCGAGCACGGCCTTGACGAACTGCTGCTGGTGGCGCTGCCGGCCGTAGTCGAAGTCGTGGTTGGCCAGCAGGTCCCGCTGCCGGACGAAGTCCAGCGCCTGCGCCGGGTCGAGGCAGTGCTGGCCCTTGGTGTAGACGTTCGGGGTGACGCCGGTGATGCGGTGGTTCACCGTGCCGTCGGGGTTGATGGCGTACGGCGCGGCGGGCTTGCCGGCGGTGTCGTGCCCGACGTGGATCGAGGTGGTGGTCTCGTCCACGTACATGCAGACGCCGCCGAGCACCTGGACGATCTGCTTGAAGCCCTGGAAGTCGATGATCGCGCCGGCGTCGGGGGTGATGCCGGTCAGGTCGCGGACGGTCAGCGCCAGCAGTTCGAAGCCGTGCGAGAGCGCCGCGGAGCCGGTCAGTCCACGGCTGCCGAAGGCGAAGGCCGAGTTGATCTTGTTCTGCCCGCCGCGGAAGGGCGTCGCCCCGTTGTCGTACGCCGGGATGGTGACCAGCGAGTCCCGGGGCAGCGAGACCAGGTACGCCCGGCTGTGGTCGGCCGGGACGTGCAGCAGGATGATCGAGTCGGCGCGGGTGAGCTGGCTCGGGTCCTGGTTCGGGCGGGTGTCGACCCCGACGAGCAGGATGTTCTTCGCCCCGGTGATCGTCCGGTGCTGCTCGGCGGGCGCCGCGGCGGCGCCGAGCAGGTTCTGCCGGGTGACCTCGCCGGTGGCCGCGTGCAGCAGCCAGGCGCTGCCGCCCAGCGCCACCCCGCTCAGCGTCATCAGCGTGGTGCCGACCGCCACGCACCACCGCGCCCAGCGCGGCCAGGGCCGCCGCGCGGACCGGCGCGGCGGGACCGGACCGGACGGTCCGGCGGTGATGGGGTGAGACACCGTGTGATCTCCCAGGTCAGAGGGGGTGGCGGGCCGGTCCAGGCTACGTCGGGCCCGGCCGGCCGGACAGGTCGCGCGGCTGTGAGCTGGCTGGGAGCGGGCCGGAGTGTCGGGGTGGTGCGCCAGAATGGCCGCCATGGCGCAGCGGATGACCGACGAGCAGTGGCGGGCCTTCGTGTCCGCCGGCACCCGCACGGGGAAACTGGCGACCGTGCGGGCCGACGGCTCCCCGCACGTGGCGCCGATCTGGTTCGTGCTCGACGGCGACGAGCTGATCTTCAACACCGGCGGGAGCAGCGTGAAGGGGCGCAACCTGGTCCGCGACCCCCGGGCCGCGCTGAGCGTCGACGAGGAGCACCCGCCGTACGCGTTCGTCACCGTGCGGGGCACGGTGACGATCAGCGAGGACCCGGCCGAGTCCCTGCCCTGGTCCACCCAGATCGCCGCCCGCTACATGGGCGCCGAGCGGGCCGAGGAGTACGGCCGGCGCAACGCCGTGCCCGGCGAGCTGCTGGTGCGCCTGCGCGCCGAGCACGTGGTGGCGTTCGCCGGCATCGCCGACTGAGCCGCCCGCGTCCGGCCGGTCAGCCGTCGAGGCGTTCGATGATCGTGGCGTTGGCGGTGCCGCCGGCCTCGCACATGGTCTGGAGGCCGTAGCGGCCGCCGGTGTGTTCGAGGACGTGCAGCAGGGTGGTGGCGAGCCGGGCGCCGCTGGCGCCGAGCGGGTGGCCGATGGCGATGGCGCCGCCGTCGACGTTCACCTTCGCCGGGTCCGCCCCGGTCTCGGCCAGCCAGGCCAGCACGACCGAGGAGAACGCCTCGTTGACCTCGAACGCGTCGATGTCCCCGATGGCGAGGCCGGCCCGGGCGAGCACCTTGGCGGCGGCCGGGATGATGCCGGTGAGCATCATGATCGGGTCGTCGCCGACCACCGTGGCGGTGTGGATCCGCGCCCGGGCCCGCCAGCCCCGCCGGCGGGCGGTCTCGCGGGTGGTGAGCAGCAGGGCCGCCGCGCCGTCGTTGAGCGGGCTGGAGTTCCCGGCGGTGACCTTCCAGTCCAGCTCGCCGAAGCGGGCGGTCCAGTGGTCGGCCGCGAAGGCCGGCGGCAGGTCGGCCAGGCGGGCCACGGTGGTCCCGGGCCGGATGGTCTCGTCCATGGCGAGGTCGACGCCCGGCAGCGGGGCGACCTGGCCGGCGAACCGCCCCTGCCGCCACGCCTCGGCGGCCCGCTGGTGGCTCGTGGCGGCGTACTCGTCGAGCCGCGTGCGGGACAGGCCCCACTTGCGTGCGATCAGCTCGGCGGCGACGCCCTGCGGGACGAGGCCGCCCGGGTAGCGCGCCGCGACGCCGGGGCCGGCGAAGTCGGCGCGGACGCCGTCGACCACTGCGGCGCTGCCGATCGGCACCCGGCTCATCGACTCGACGCCCGAGGCCACCACGATGTCGTACGCCCCGGCGACCAGGCCCTGGGCGGCGAAGCTGAGCGCCTGCTGGCTGCTGCCGCACTGGCGGTCCACGGTCACCCCGGGCACCGACTCGGGGAAGCCTGCGGCGAGCGCGGCGAGCCGGGTGGTGTTGGTGCTCTGCTCGCCGACCTGGGCGACGGCGCCGCCGACGACGTCGTCGATCTCGACCGGGTCCAGCCCGGGCACCCGGGCGACCAGGCTGCGCAGGGCGTGCGCGTGCAGGTCCACCGGGTGCACGTCGAGGTACGCCCCGCCCCGCTTCGCCCGCCCCACCGGGGTCCGTACCGCCTCGACGATGACCGCGTCGCGCATGGCTGCCTCCTGGACACAAGCCGGACCGATCGGTCCGGGACCGAGTGGTCCGATACTGCGCCCCGGCCCGCCGCGCGGTCAATCGTCGCCGGACCGATCGGTCCGTTATCCTCGCCACAGGCGCCGGCGAAGGAGGAGCGATGGCCCGCACCGCGGCACCGGGAAGCCGGGAGCGCATCCTGCGCACCGCCGGCGAGCTGTTCTACCGCCACGGGGTCCGCGCCGTCGGGATGAACCAGGTGATCGACGCGGCCGGCTGCGGCAAGAACCTGCTCTACACCCACTTCCCCAGCAAGGACGACCTGGTCGCCGCCTACCTGCGGGCGTGCCGACGGGAGCGCGAGCGGGCCGGCGACGCGGCGACCCACGGGCTGCCCGACGACCCGGCGACCCGGCTCCGGGCGCTGGTCGCGGAGATCGCCGCGACCGCCACCGCCCCCGACTTCCGCGGGTGCGCGTTCCGCCTCTACCTCGCCGAGTTCCCCGGCGACGCCGGCGAGCCGGGCCGGGTCGCCCGCGACTACCTGCGCGACACCCGCGCCGAGATCGACGCGCTGGTGGCCCGGCTGGACGTGCCCGACCCGGGCCGGCTCGCCGACCGGATCTGGCTGATCGTGGAGGGCCTCTACGGCAGCGCCGGCCGCGCCGACGCCGCCGCGGCGGCGGACACCGCCACCGGGCTGGTGGACGACCTGCTGGCCGCCGCGAGACGCTGACCGGTCAGCCGGCCAGCCAGGCGCGCAGCTCCGCGCCGTGCTCGTCCAACGCCGGGGGCGGCAGGTCGTAACGGGGCGGGGTGGCCGACAGGCCGATCGGGTTCCGCACCCCCGGCACGCCGTCGACGGTGACCACCGGGTCGAGCCCGAGCCCCTCGGCCAGGGCCAGCCCGTCGGCGACCGTGTTGATGGGGCTGCACGGCACGCCCGCCGCGCGCAGCTCGCGGAACCACTCGGCGCTGGTCCGGGCGGCCAGGGCGGCCACCAGCAGCGGCCGCAGCGCGTCGCGGTGCGCCGTGCGGTCCTGGTTGCGCCGGAACCGGGGGTCGTCGGGCAGGCCGGGCAGGCCGAGGACCTGGCACAGCGTCCGGAACTGGCCGTCGTTGCCGGCGATCACGACCAGTTCGCCGTCGGCGGTGGGCAGCGGCTCGTAGGGCACGATGCTCGGGTGGGCGTTGCCCATCCGGTGGGGCACCACTGCCCCGGCGACGTGCGCGCTGGTGTGGTTGACCAGCCCGGACAGGGCCGAGGAGAGCAGGTCAACCTCGACGTGCTGCCCGACGCCGGTGGCCGCCCGGTGATGCAGGGCGGCCAGGATCCCGACCGCCGCGTGCAGCCCGGCGATCACGTCGAAGACCGCCACCCCCGCCTTGTACGGCGGGCCGTCGGCCGCCCCGGTCAGGCTCATCAGCCCGGACGCCGCCTGCACCATGAGGTCGTACCCGGGCAGGTCGGCGCCACCGGCCGCGCCGAACCCGCTGATCGAGGCGTACACCAGCCGCGGGTTGGCGGCGGTGACCGTGTCGTGGTCGAGGCCGAAGCGGCGCAACGCGCCG
It encodes the following:
- a CDS encoding thiolase family protein, whose translation is MRDAVIVEAVRTPVGRAKRGGAYLDVHPVDLHAHALRSLVARVPGLDPVEIDDVVGGAVAQVGEQSTNTTRLAALAAGFPESVPGVTVDRQCGSSQQALSFAAQGLVAGAYDIVVASGVESMSRVPIGSAAVVDGVRADFAGPGVAARYPGGLVPQGVAAELIARKWGLSRTRLDEYAATSHQRAAEAWRQGRFAGQVAPLPGVDLAMDETIRPGTTVARLADLPPAFAADHWTARFGELDWKVTAGNSSPLNDGAAALLLTTRETARRRGWRARARIHTATVVGDDPIMMLTGIIPAAAKVLARAGLAIGDIDAFEVNEAFSSVVLAWLAETGADPAKVNVDGGAIAIGHPLGASGARLATTLLHVLEHTGGRYGLQTMCEAGGTANATIIERLDG
- a CDS encoding CaiB/BaiF CoA transferase family protein, translated to MGEGSSGPLRGVLVADFSRILAGPYATMLLADLGADVIKVEAPGGDDTRTWQPPVRDGVSTYYLGVNRNKRSLVLDLADPGDAVLARRLAARSDVMIQNFRPGALRRFGLDHDTVTAANPRLVYASISGFGAAGGADLPGYDLMVQAASGLMSLTGAADGPPYKAGVAVFDVIAGLHAAVGILAALHHRAATGVGQHVEVDLLSSALSGLVNHTSAHVAGAVVPHRMGNAHPSIVPYEPLPTADGELVVIAGNDGQFRTLCQVLGLPGLPDDPRFRRNQDRTAHRDALRPLLVAALAARTSAEWFRELRAAGVPCSPINTVADGLALAEGLGLDPVVTVDGVPGVRNPIGLSATPPRYDLPPPALDEHGAELRAWLAG
- a CDS encoding LCP family protein — encoded protein: MAVGTTLMTLSGVALGGSAWLLHAATGEVTRQNLLGAAAAPAEQHRTITGAKNILLVGVDTRPNQDPSQLTRADSIILLHVPADHSRAYLVSLPRDSLVTIPAYDNGATPFRGGQNKINSAFAFGSRGLTGSAALSHGFELLALTVRDLTGITPDAGAIIDFQGFKQIVQVLGGVCMYVDETTTSIHVGHDTAGKPAAPYAINPDGTVNHRITGVTPNVYTKGQHCLDPAQALDFVRQRDLLANHDFDYGRQRHQQQFVKAVLAQVVSQGLDSPTKLPGLLSAVGRTMTVDDGGIPLADWAFAMHGVKPDAITTIKTNGGTFNSRTVPGVGSAEILSPTSLQLLRAVRDDTVAAFVAAHPTWVADSGPTSADH
- a CDS encoding VOC family protein; this translates as MALQRMDHVGIVVGDLEAAVAFFVELGMELEGEAAVEGRWVDRVNGLDDVRVDMAMLRTPDGHNKVELTRFRSPAAVSAEPAVAPPNTLGIRNVMFAVDDIDDVIARLRAHGAELVGEVERYEDIYRLCYVRGPEGIIVALAEQLG
- a CDS encoding DUF402 domain-containing protein; the encoded protein is MIFERGQTIVRRHLYPDGRVGSVLCGRVVSDDERGLALWVDVGSQAMRRVDAAGRPTRQLSLLTELRMTTMHSLSTWQPFRTLMLMPPGAAHSIWWSWRTDGDFDGWYVNLERPITRWAGGVDVYDQELDLLVYPDGRWSWKDEDAFAEYTGHPAFWDEAEAAGVRAEGERLLALARAGAAPFDGRWMDFQPDPAWRPTVMPHWWELPADATCWGPDYFQP
- a CDS encoding PPOX class F420-dependent oxidoreductase, which codes for MAQRMTDEQWRAFVSAGTRTGKLATVRADGSPHVAPIWFVLDGDELIFNTGGSSVKGRNLVRDPRAALSVDEEHPPYAFVTVRGTVTISEDPAESLPWSTQIAARYMGAERAEEYGRRNAVPGELLVRLRAEHVVAFAGIAD
- a CDS encoding TetR/AcrR family transcriptional regulator; protein product: MARTAAPGSRERILRTAGELFYRHGVRAVGMNQVIDAAGCGKNLLYTHFPSKDDLVAAYLRACRRERERAGDAATHGLPDDPATRLRALVAEIAATATAPDFRGCAFRLYLAEFPGDAGEPGRVARDYLRDTRAEIDALVARLDVPDPGRLADRIWLIVEGLYGSAGRADAAAAADTATGLVDDLLAAARR